From the Paludisphaera mucosa genome, one window contains:
- a CDS encoding helix-turn-helix domain-containing protein: MAQFYTLEEAARVLGMSPEELKAKAQQREVRAFLDGGTWRFRVVDVDELARRHGLGSDAELRLSDLEVPAASAGDLDELDLSEFQLGVAKPDLGNETMQFGATGRGADEGSEHDLMIDDLSVPPNPVTGSSSVIIGMSSGGKRPSDSDVRLVPDNLKGASDSDVRLAAPIGRVPSDSDVTLIKDDTSEHGLLAGAGASDSSVRPGSLLGSSAEVPAAGSSDSDFELNPSSELVDALQPESGSDFELSALDASDEFEATPLKPSDSDVTAADPNLSGINLSRPSDSGINLLGSFNGGGAESIELAPLSDEEVPSRKGAKPPAAAPAKPKASLSATPPPAVKKGEKDIFDDTDFEVDAALDDESDDKTVQLNAGSDFDLEDSDSASEVFAIDEEDVDINAATAMAPSGITDDDDDDEDDGFDDAVSSEMATAWASDDSPTSSASTPGVVISREAAVDWDGLSVGLLAVASLFIFLSSFLAFDLVRNLYDFHEGGPASGLVKSISGLFFS, translated from the coding sequence ATGGCTCAGTTCTACACGCTTGAAGAAGCCGCCCGCGTCCTGGGGATGAGTCCTGAGGAGCTGAAGGCGAAGGCGCAGCAGCGCGAGGTCCGGGCCTTCCTCGACGGCGGCACCTGGCGGTTCCGGGTGGTCGACGTCGACGAGCTGGCCCGCCGCCACGGCCTCGGCAGCGACGCCGAGCTGCGGCTCTCCGACCTCGAGGTCCCCGCCGCCAGCGCCGGCGACCTCGACGAACTCGACCTGTCCGAGTTCCAGCTCGGCGTGGCCAAGCCCGACCTCGGCAACGAGACCATGCAGTTCGGCGCCACCGGCCGCGGGGCCGACGAGGGCTCCGAGCACGACCTGATGATCGACGACCTCTCCGTCCCGCCCAACCCCGTGACCGGCTCCAGCTCGGTGATCATCGGCATGTCCTCGGGCGGCAAGCGGCCCAGCGACTCCGACGTCCGGCTCGTCCCCGACAACCTCAAGGGCGCCAGCGACTCCGACGTCCGCCTGGCCGCGCCGATCGGCCGCGTCCCCAGCGATTCCGACGTCACGCTGATCAAGGACGACACCTCCGAGCACGGCCTGCTCGCCGGCGCCGGCGCGTCCGACAGCTCGGTCCGCCCCGGATCCCTGCTGGGCTCCTCGGCCGAGGTCCCCGCCGCGGGCTCGTCCGACAGCGATTTCGAGCTGAACCCTTCGAGCGAGCTGGTCGACGCCCTCCAGCCCGAGTCCGGCAGCGACTTCGAGCTGAGCGCTCTCGACGCCAGCGACGAGTTCGAGGCCACCCCGCTCAAGCCCAGCGACTCCGACGTCACGGCCGCCGACCCCAACCTCTCGGGCATCAACCTTTCGCGGCCCAGCGACTCGGGCATCAACCTGCTGGGCTCCTTCAACGGCGGCGGGGCCGAGTCGATCGAGCTCGCCCCCCTGAGCGACGAGGAAGTGCCCAGCCGCAAGGGCGCCAAGCCGCCCGCCGCGGCCCCGGCGAAGCCCAAGGCTTCGCTGTCCGCGACGCCGCCGCCGGCCGTCAAGAAGGGCGAGAAGGACATCTTCGACGACACCGACTTCGAGGTCGACGCCGCCCTCGACGACGAGTCGGACGACAAGACCGTCCAGCTCAACGCCGGCAGCGACTTCGACCTCGAGGACAGCGACAGCGCCTCGGAAGTCTTCGCCATCGACGAGGAAGACGTCGACATCAACGCCGCCACCGCCATGGCCCCGTCGGGCATCACCGACGATGACGACGACGACGAGGACGACGGCTTCGACGACGCCGTCTCCAGCGAGATGGCCACCGCCTGGGCCTCCGACGACTCGCCGACCAGCTCGGCCTCGACGCCCGGCGTGGTGATCTCGCGCGAGGCCGCCGTCGACTGGGACGGCCTCTCGGTCGGCCTGCTCGCGGTCGCCAGCCTGTTCATCTTCCTCTCGTCGTTCCTGGCGTTCGACCTGGTCCGCAACCTCTACGACTTCCACGAGGGCGGCCCCGCCTCCGGCCTCGTCAAGTCGATCTCGGGCCTCTTCTTCAGCTGA